A window from Limanda limanda chromosome 14, fLimLim1.1, whole genome shotgun sequence encodes these proteins:
- the LOC133019771 gene encoding uncharacterized protein LOC133019771: MERDCKLELIGLLLLFLALLISMSLNLILFLKQRASLCREKDDCCFSHIYEGERPSQVEGRFFPDQQENPHMQQENPIYGNITTVRTEVFTEMMTMPPTGGRTENDLNYASLDLKIAKQRKRKYQQQLEQTRSSRQDQLPVHLPPPMNSFLELDGDMDAHLPPRDNSTMVSHASIYLNSQQIAQETEEMAKESSMNWAREDMGWGGNTLEEYGGTTDWRGEEESEERPDRELGVRNGSVCAHAAQRDSEDFTSSIWQESDRQCII; this comes from the exons ATGGAACGAG attGTAAACTTGAACTTATCGGActgttgcttttatttctgGCCTTGTTGATCTCGATGAGTCTCAATCTCATTCTCTTCCTCAAACAAAGAGCCTCTTTGTGCAGAG AAAAAGATGACTGCTGCTTCTCACATATTTATGAAGGAGAAAG GCCGTCACAGGTCGAAGGTCGTTTCTTTCCTGATCAGCAGGAAAATCCCCACATGCAACAGGAAAATCCAATCTATGGAAACATCACCACAGTGAGAACAG AGGTTTTCACCGAGATGATGACAATGCCACCCACAGGAGGTCGTACGGAG AATGACCTGAATTACGCCTCATTGGATTTGAAGATCGCAAAGCAACGCAAGAGGAAGTATCAACAACAGCTAGAGCAGACCCGAAGCAGCCGTCAGGATCAGCTGCCGGTTCACCTCCCACCCCCCATGAATAGTTTCTTGGAGTTGGACGGAGACATGGATGCTCACCTTCCTCCCAGAGACAACAGCACCATGGTCTCACACGCCAGCATCTACCTGAACAGCCAACAGATCGCCCAAGAGACGGAGGAGATGGCCAAAGAAAGTAGTATGAACTGGGCAAGGGAGGatatggggtgggggggaaataCACTCGAGGAATATGGGGGAACGACGgactggagaggagaggaagagagtgaagaAAGACCAGATAGAGAGCTGGGTGTTCGGAAcgggtctgtgtgtgcacatgctgcTCAGAGAGATTCAGAGGATTTCACCAGCAGCATCTGGCAAGAAAGTGACCGACAATGTATCATATAG
- the si:ch1073-15f19.2 gene encoding nectin-1 — protein sequence MTLGILNVAGAALGAAFSLLFYASIIQGFRHNVESPRYDTREAVVGQNITLQCFVEKLPGLKIVNIEWKKNHESTKLALYSQGHGDVLFWPNLTLDFENSSKFMGSYLHLPEVNTWDSGIYICDIATFPYGTFRRETELKIKDVVEITCDTNSSLEVANGQNVTILCRASPDAQYRWTKNQELVSQNESLELVCVTDAHAGVYTLTVSTGNETVHKEFTITVQTATTHSETDPTTVSLQSYTTESFSEPADDSSTTSPTTGLLTTDSNVTWTTANGSDGTPDATTAGENVTSFTSPTHFSVTTSPVTQTDPGPSATSSPGGAEVTSTQEVVSEGGYEYEDVSLSTRPQDETSTSGKVTEQYERPGATPTLNTGNNGTGNKDGARTHLIALIILPVLVLIGVAGFLYRRRTIKQRMSLPPPFKPPPPPVKYSAATHHEMYRQAIPTSRCNSVAI from the exons ATGACTTTGGGGATCTTAAACGTGGCTGGAGCTGCACTGGGAGCGGCCTTCTCACTTCTCTTCTATGCCTCGATTATACAAG GGTTCCGGCACAATGTTGAGAGTCCACGTTATGACACAAGAGAAGCTGTGGTGGGCCAGAACATCACCTTACAGTGTTTTGTGGAAAAGCTGCCTGGCCTCAAGATTGTCAACATCGAATGGAAGAAAAACCATGAAAGCACCAAGCTGGCTCTGTATAGCCAAGGCCATggagatgttttattttggccTAATCTCACTTTAGATTTTGAGAATTCAAGCAAGTTCATGGGGTCCTATCTACATCTTCCTGAGGTGAATACATGGGACAGCGGCATCTATATTTGTGATATTGCAACTTTTCCATATGGCACCTTCAGGAGGGAGACGGAGCTAAAGATTAAAG ATGTTGTTGAAATAACGTGCGACACGAACAGCAGCTTGGAAGTGGCTAATGGACAGAATGTGACAATTCTCTGCCGAGCTTCCCCCGATGCCCAGTACAGATGGACCAAG AACCAGGAGCTGGTGTCACAGAATGAATCTCTGGAGCTCGTGTGCGTGACTGATGCTCACGCAGGAGTTTACACGCTGACAGTCTCCACAGGAAATGAAACTGTGCATAAAGAGTTTACCATCACGGTACAAACAGCAACCACACATTCAGAGACAG ATCCCACAACTGTCTCGCTGCAGTCCTACACAACTGAGAGTTTTTCGGAACCTGCAGACGACAGCTCCACCACATCACCGACCACCGGGCTGTTAACCACTGACTCCAATGTAACTTGGACCACGGCTAATGGGAGCGATGGTACTCCAGATGCGACCACAGCCGGGGAGAACGTCACCTCTTTTACAAGTCCAACACATTTCAGTGTCACAACATCCCCTGTCACACAAACTGACCCTGGTCCCTCTGCTACATCAAGTCCTGGTGGTGCAGAGGTCACGtccacacaggaagtggtcaGCGAGGGGGGGTACGAGTACGAGGACGTTTCTTTGTCAACCAGGCCACAGGATGAGACCAGCACCTCTGGAAAAGTTACAGAACAGTATGAACGCCCCGGTGCAACCCCGACTCTGAACACTGGAAACAATGGAACAGGAAATAAAG ACGGAGCGAGGACTCATCTCATCGCGTTAATAATCCTTCCAGTGCTGGTTCTGATCGGCGTGGCCGGATTTCTGTACAGGAGACGAACTATTAAACAAAG gaTGTCTCTGCCGCCTCCGTTcaaacccccccctcctccagtgAAGTACTCGGCTGCCACACACCATGAGATGTACAGACAGGCCATCCCCACCTCAAGGTGCAACTCGGTAGCGATCTGA